The DNA segment GTGCGTGCCTGTAAAAAACGATAGCAAGGATGAGTGATATGGCGAAGCATCTCTGCGTGACGGACGACTGCAAGAAGCCCTCGACGCTACAGTGCCCGGTATGCCTGAAGATGGGCATCCAGGGCTCGTACTTTTGCAGCCAGGACTGCTTCAAAGGCTCTTGGAAGGAGCACAAAGTTATTCACCTTCTTGCCAGTAGGTGCACATGCATGGGGATGAATCTCGGTTTCGGTCCCACCGTCACGTTACTACTAATTCCCCacccctttctctctctctctgtttcccttccgacgttttttttttctccgtttTCTCCACAGAGGGAAAGGAAACGAATGCATACAATCCGTGGCCTTACTACACGTTTACCGGCAAACTGCGACCGTTCGAGCAAACGCCAAGGCGCCCGGTGCCGCCGCACATCCCCCGGCCAGACTATGCCGATCACAAGGAGGGACGGTCCAAGTCGGAGGAAGCCCTACGGGGGAATAATACGATCAAGGTGCTCGATGACGAGGAGATCGAGGGAATGCGCGTGGCGTGCCGGCTCGGGCGCGAGGTGCTGGACGAGGCAGCGCGCGTCTGCGACGTCGGTGTGACGACGGACGAGATCGATCGGGCGGTGCACGAGGCGTGCATCGAGCGGGAGTGCTATCCCAGCCCGATGAACTACTACAACTTCCCGAAGTCTTGCTGCACGTCGGTGAACGAAGTGATTTGCCACGGTATACCGGATCTCCGTCCGCTGGAGGATGGTGACCTGTGCAATGTGGACGTGACGGTGTACCATCGGGGCTTTCATGGGGATTTGAACGAAACGTTCTTCGTCGGTAATGTGAAGGAGCAGCACAAGAAGCTGGTGCAGGTCACTTATGAGGCGCTGATGAAGGCGATTGCCATCGTGAAGTAAGTGCGGTAGGAGAGTTAGGAAGAAACGGATGCAAATGTTTGACTTTTTcacgcttctttttttaaaggcCCGGTGAACGTTATCGTGAAATTGGTAACGTTATCCAGAAGCACGTGCATGCGCACGGGTTCAGCGTGGTTAAGAGCTATTGCGGACATGGAATTCACCGACTGTTCCATACCGCCCCGAACGTACCTCATTATGCCAGTAAGTGCTTGCCAACAATGTAGAACTTTTCAATTCCATCACTAACATCGATCAATGTGGTTTGATTTCCTCTACTTGTAGAAAATTCTGCCGTTGGTGTTATGAAGCCGGGACATTGCTTCACGATCGAACCCATGATATCCGAGGGCACCTGGCGGGATGTTTCCTGGCCGGACGACTGGACCGCAGTTACGGCcgatggtttgttttcggCCCAGTTCGAGCAAACCCTGCTCGTCACCGAGTCCGGTTGCGATATTCTAACGAAGCGAAGAAATGAGAACGGAACTCCGCACTTCATGGACCACATGTGAAACTGGGAACGGACGGGAGCCGCTCTTTTCACAATACTTTCGACCTCACACGTTTTGGGAGCGAAAAATGTATACACCCCATGTTACGGCTATTGAAATAAACTCAACGTTTCTCCCTTTACAACaaccattttatttttacagctCTTCCAGCACCTTCTTGTAGTCGGTCACCTTTTTCACCTTGGACAGTTCCTGTTTGGCGGGCTTTTCCTCCTCCATTACCGTATCCACCTTCATTCGCTTTCCCTCGTCCACCTCCGCCAAGCTGAGCTGTGTTTCCATCTTTCGCTTCTGCGGTTGCACGAAGCTGCCCTGACCTGCCGCACGCAACGAATCCTCAATTGAGTACGGTTCCACCTCGAGTGCCTTCAGACGACGCTTGTGTACTTTCGTACGGAAATGGGCCTGCAGTGCCTGATCGTTGATGTAGTAGGTAGCACAGTGGATGCAGTAAAACTGCCCGAAGCCCGGCTTGTCCAGATCGACCTCCTGTTTCAGCAGCTTTTCCGGGTCGTTCTTCAGGTCGGCATCGATTTCGTCCAAATCCTTGCGCCGATTCCGCAGCCGCCACCGACGGCGCAGATGTGTGTCTCCACtgtgcatttttttccttGCGTACGGCATTTTGATGGGCAAAAGGAACTGGCAAACTTTACTTTAATTGCCGGACTTTGTTTTCCTCCGAGCTGGactgaaaaggaaaacaaacgatcCGGTTTATTTTGATTCGGCCTCGTGGTGTTGAGCGCTGACACTGAcagctgctgtcgatgcagcATGCATTGGCGTAGTAGGTGTCCATGCAGCAAAAATGTGTATCAATTTGTAATTTAAACTAGCCGTTGTGAtctgttgtggttgttgttatgttttaaCACTTAATACATTCAGTTTTAATactttatattattaaaattgtgGAAAcatttccttaaaaaaaacgtatAATTAAACCTAAGGCCGCAGAAAAACGACGCACGTTTCCGCGGGCGTGTAAACGCGTACAACAGTTCCGCAGAAATATCCAGCAAGAGCAGCGCTTTCGAAtcacatttcatttctatggCTGGTTTGTTACACGCGTCGTACATTTGAGGCCTTATATCAAAGAACTAAATAAAAGTTGTTCATAAAGGTGTCTAACTACAGTAGAACCTTTATTATCCgagggcggattaaccggcagGCGGCTTAtccgtgcgcataaatttgGCAGCTGTTCAATCGTGACGAACATTTGCAGTGATAGTCAAGTagataaacaatatttttgtgcAGCTATCTAGTGTCAAGTGATATGTTTGCACTTGGCATTTTTAACTAATTCTGTTCCAGAACAATTGTAACATCGTTCAAACTATTGATTAAATGATCTCTCAATCAATCGTTTGGTCTAGAGTGAATTCCCAAGTGAATGCTCTATAATTTCACCGGTTTGCTTAATAGATGGCGCTTTATATCTCATCATTATATtcctgtccttttcttgcaatgggGTTCACCTACTTCAGCTATCGGCAAAGTCTTGATATCGAGATGGCGGATCTGGGcagattttatattttataaacttttcacacatttttgcaCTGCGTTTTACAATTTGGCTCTTCAAGTGAAACTCTACGAAAATTATTGTAGAATTTGGCTTTTTCGGTCGTAAAGTTTGCCGACTGCTGGCCCTGCTTCATCTAATCTTGGGATatatcccaagtgccacaaattaagcttaaacgCTCAAAgattaaacgactggaaaatcaaatatccatagaaaaaaatgaaagctccatagCTTCACCGGTTTTTACTCAATAGAATATTTTTCGTCTAATTTCAACTAACCGTGGCCTATGtaccttctaactttccgagctaAGATCTATAGggatggtcgtgtggtcaggtcgtgtggtcagataagCGGGTATCAACACCATTGTCCATTAgtcaaatttcaatttgatctCAATCAACTGCCTCGGTACAGATGGGTTCATTTTAgattttagtatttaaacaatcgtaccTCTGTTCCgattctagcgatgcataactgcaatgcgaaaccatacaaaagTGCAGATGGAACATGAAAGCTCTCAAAGCGATGAAAGCTTCgctatcccaccaacagatagtgccaacg comes from the Anopheles coluzzii chromosome 2, AcolN3, whole genome shotgun sequence genome and includes:
- the LOC120949995 gene encoding methionine aminopeptidase 1; the encoded protein is MSDMAKHLCVTDDCKKPSTLQCPVCLKMGIQGSYFCSQDCFKGSWKEHKVIHLLAKGKETNAYNPWPYYTFTGKLRPFEQTPRRPVPPHIPRPDYADHKEGRSKSEEALRGNNTIKVLDDEEIEGMRVACRLGREVLDEAARVCDVGVTTDEIDRAVHEACIERECYPSPMNYYNFPKSCCTSVNEVICHGIPDLRPLEDGDLCNVDVTVYHRGFHGDLNETFFVGNVKEQHKKLVQVTYEALMKAIAIVKPGERYREIGNVIQKHVHAHGFSVVKSYCGHGIHRLFHTAPNVPHYAKNSAVGVMKPGHCFTIEPMISEGTWRDVSWPDDWTAVTADGLFSAQFEQTLLVTESGCDILTKRRNENGTPHFMDHM
- the LOC120949997 gene encoding zinc finger protein 593 homolog; the protein is MPYARKKMHSGDTHLRRRWRLRNRRKDLDEIDADLKNDPEKLLKQEVDLDKPGFGQFYCIHCATYYINDQALQAHFRTKVHKRRLKALEVEPYSIEDSLRAAGQGSFVQPQKRKMETQLSLAEVDEGKRMKVDTVMEEEKPAKQELSKVKKVTDYKKVLEEL